A genomic segment from Bacillus thermozeamaize encodes:
- a CDS encoding dienelactone hydrolase yields the protein MTFEFRLPDIGEGIAEGEIVKWLVKEGDQVKEDDIIAEVQTDKAVVEIPSPVNGKVLKLHAKEGEVVRVGSVLVTFATEEATTQVDGQPQTADEKPADQNQFAIAEQALEKSAAKPVPPSIQPPEPAQKNQPAGGEQPAADDDKQPPASAPGRAMILATPAVRKYAREKGVDLSLIQGTGRHGQITREDVDRALRAAASEASEGSREAGTPATATVLQEPVPATAAAQQASREKDAAREHRVPLRGVRRAVAESMVRSKYTAPHVTIMDEVDVSQLVALRTRLKPRAEEQGIKLTYLPFVIKALIAAARRFPEINASLDDEAQEIVYKHEYNIGIATATEQGLIVPVIHQADRKSILQLAQAIQVLAQKARERKISLEELRGGTISITNIGSAGGLFFTPIINHPEVAILGVGRITEKPVVRSGQILVAPVMSLSLSFDHRVIDGELAQRALNYIKELLKDPENLLMEV from the coding sequence ATGACGTTTGAATTTCGCTTGCCGGACATCGGCGAGGGAATCGCCGAAGGAGAAATTGTGAAATGGCTGGTGAAAGAAGGCGATCAGGTCAAAGAAGACGACATCATCGCCGAAGTGCAGACCGACAAGGCCGTGGTCGAAATCCCGTCGCCGGTCAACGGCAAAGTCCTGAAACTTCATGCCAAAGAAGGGGAGGTCGTCCGGGTCGGTTCCGTGCTTGTCACCTTTGCTACCGAAGAGGCAACGACCCAGGTTGACGGCCAGCCGCAGACGGCCGACGAAAAGCCGGCAGATCAAAACCAGTTTGCCATCGCCGAACAAGCACTCGAAAAAAGTGCTGCAAAACCGGTCCCCCCCTCCATCCAGCCTCCGGAACCGGCACAGAAGAACCAACCGGCCGGCGGTGAACAGCCAGCAGCGGACGATGACAAGCAACCTCCGGCCTCCGCACCTGGGCGTGCCATGATCTTGGCCACTCCTGCCGTACGCAAATACGCCCGTGAAAAAGGCGTCGATCTCTCGCTCATCCAGGGAACGGGCCGGCACGGTCAGATTACCAGGGAGGATGTCGACCGGGCATTGCGGGCAGCCGCTTCGGAGGCTTCTGAAGGCTCCAGAGAAGCAGGTACGCCAGCAACGGCAACAGTGCTGCAAGAACCGGTTCCAGCAACGGCAGCGGCTCAGCAAGCATCCAGGGAGAAAGACGCAGCGCGGGAACACCGGGTCCCCTTGCGTGGTGTGCGGCGGGCCGTGGCGGAGAGCATGGTCCGCTCCAAATACACCGCCCCTCACGTCACGATCATGGACGAAGTGGATGTCAGCCAGCTGGTAGCGCTGCGCACACGGCTAAAACCAAGGGCAGAAGAACAAGGCATCAAACTAACCTACCTGCCATTTGTCATCAAGGCGCTGATCGCGGCCGCCCGGCGCTTTCCGGAAATCAACGCCTCACTGGATGACGAGGCGCAAGAGATCGTCTATAAACACGAGTACAACATCGGCATCGCCACGGCCACCGAGCAAGGCCTGATCGTCCCCGTGATTCATCAGGCGGATCGCAAAAGCATCCTGCAACTGGCACAAGCGATCCAGGTACTGGCGCAAAAAGCCAGAGAACGCAAGATCTCCCTGGAAGAACTGCGCGGCGGCACGATCAGCATCACCAACATCGGCTCGGCTGGCGGTCTCTTTTTCACACCGATCATCAATCATCCTGAAGTGGCCATTCTCGGCGTCGGCCGGATCACGGAGAAACCGGTCGTCCGCAGCGGGCAGATCCTGGTGGCGCCGGTGATGTCTCTCTCCCTGAGCTTTGATCATCGCGTCATCGATGGCGAACTGGCCCAACGTGCGCTAAACTATATCAAGGAACTTCTCAAAGATCCAGAAAATTTGCTGATGGAGGTGTAA
- a CDS encoding dihydrolipoyl dehydrogenase: MVVGDFSREVDVLVVGGGPGGYAAAIRAAQLGKQVTLVEKEALGGVCLNRGCIPSKALISVAELYERMQHAEEMGISVQGLKLHMDKIQQWKNKVVQQLTSGVASLLKGHQVEVIKGEAYFTSPHEVRVVSGYENERLSFRHCIIATGSRPVELKAFPFDEQKILSSTGALNLQDIPQRFLVIGGGYIGVELGSALNKLGSEVIILEGMQTILPGFDKAMVQMAARLLKKQGITIHTNATATSADIEGERVKVKAEIGGKEEVFDVDAVLVSVGRRPNSDELGLEAIGVERNERGFIKVNQQQQTSVPHIYAIGDVVGEPMLAHKAYYEAKVAAEAIAGLPSATDYQAMPFVIFSDPEMASVGLTKDAAKEQGIEVVTARFPFQANGRALSLNKPDGFVHIVADKSTQHVLGVQIVGPEASTMIAEAALAIEMGTTLEDLSLTVHPHPTLSEAIAEAAEVALGRGIHMMSK, from the coding sequence GTGGTTGTAGGCGACTTTTCACGTGAAGTGGATGTGCTCGTCGTCGGTGGAGGCCCAGGCGGCTACGCGGCGGCCATCCGTGCCGCCCAGCTGGGCAAGCAGGTGACGTTGGTTGAAAAAGAGGCTCTGGGCGGCGTCTGTCTCAACCGGGGATGCATTCCCTCCAAGGCGCTAATCAGCGTCGCAGAGCTGTATGAACGCATGCAACACGCGGAAGAGATGGGCATTTCGGTGCAGGGCCTCAAGCTGCACATGGACAAAATCCAGCAATGGAAAAACAAGGTGGTTCAGCAATTGACCTCAGGCGTCGCGTCGCTGCTCAAAGGCCACCAGGTGGAAGTCATCAAGGGGGAAGCCTACTTCACCTCGCCTCATGAGGTCCGCGTCGTCTCCGGATACGAAAATGAACGCCTCAGCTTCCGCCACTGCATCATCGCCACCGGCTCCCGGCCCGTCGAACTGAAAGCTTTTCCCTTCGACGAACAAAAAATCCTCTCCTCCACCGGTGCCCTCAACCTGCAGGACATTCCGCAGCGCTTCCTCGTCATCGGCGGCGGCTACATCGGCGTGGAGTTGGGAAGCGCGCTTAACAAACTGGGAAGCGAAGTGATCATCCTGGAAGGAATGCAGACCATCCTTCCCGGCTTTGACAAGGCGATGGTCCAGATGGCCGCGCGCCTGCTGAAAAAACAGGGCATCACCATTCACACCAACGCGACGGCTACTTCTGCCGACATCGAGGGCGAACGCGTCAAGGTCAAGGCCGAAATCGGCGGCAAGGAGGAAGTGTTTGACGTGGACGCCGTGCTGGTCAGCGTCGGGCGCCGGCCCAACAGTGACGAGCTGGGCCTGGAAGCCATCGGCGTGGAACGGAACGAACGCGGCTTCATCAAGGTGAACCAACAGCAACAAACGTCTGTCCCTCACATCTATGCGATTGGCGACGTGGTGGGAGAACCCATGCTGGCGCACAAAGCTTATTATGAAGCCAAGGTGGCCGCCGAGGCGATCGCGGGGTTGCCAAGCGCAACCGATTACCAAGCCATGCCCTTTGTCATCTTCAGCGATCCGGAAATGGCCAGTGTCGGCCTGACCAAAGACGCCGCCAAGGAACAAGGCATTGAAGTCGTCACCGCCCGCTTCCCCTTCCAGGCCAATGGCCGTGCGCTCTCGCTCAACAAACCGGATGGCTTCGTCCACATCGTCGCGGACAAATCGACGCAGCACGTCCTTGGCGTGCAGATCGTCGGCCCCGAGGCCTCGACGATGATCGCGGAAGCGGCCCTGGCCATCGAAATGGGAACAACATTGGAAGATCTCAGCCTCACCGTCCACCCGCATCCCACCCTTTCAGAAGCCATCGCCGAAGCGGCGGAAGTGGCGCTCGGCCGGGGCATACACATGATGAGCAAATAA
- a CDS encoding 2-oxoisovalerate dehydrogenase, with protein sequence MANLTMIQAINDALRTALKTYPEVLVFGEDVGVNGGVFRATDGLQKEFGEERVYDTPLAESAIIGSAVGLAIMGFRPVAEIQFSGFYFEAFDALLSQAARIRFRSGGRYHCPMVVRSPFGGGVRTPELHADSVEGYFLHAPGLKVVIPSNPYEAKGLLLSAIEEEDPVIFLEHMKLYRSFRQEVPEGYYTIPLGKANIAREGADVTVVAYGAMVQAALKAAEELEQERQARIEVIDLRTISPIDTETIIQSVQKTNRAVIVHEAPKTGGPAAEIIARINERAILHLEAPVMRVTGYDTVYPFTMIEDQWLPTSDRIKQAIIDVLDF encoded by the coding sequence ATGGCCAACCTGACGATGATTCAGGCGATTAACGATGCCCTGCGCACCGCGCTGAAAACCTACCCGGAAGTCCTCGTTTTCGGCGAAGACGTGGGCGTCAACGGCGGTGTTTTCCGCGCGACGGACGGCCTGCAAAAGGAGTTCGGAGAAGAACGGGTCTATGACACGCCGCTGGCCGAGTCTGCCATTATCGGTTCTGCAGTGGGGCTGGCCATCATGGGCTTTCGGCCGGTCGCAGAAATCCAGTTTTCCGGCTTCTACTTTGAAGCCTTTGACGCCCTTCTCAGCCAGGCGGCACGAATCCGTTTCCGTTCAGGCGGTCGTTACCATTGCCCAATGGTGGTTCGCTCCCCGTTTGGCGGCGGCGTCCGTACGCCGGAACTTCATGCCGACAGTGTCGAGGGCTATTTTCTGCACGCCCCGGGATTGAAAGTGGTCATCCCGAGCAATCCTTACGAAGCCAAGGGATTGTTGCTTTCGGCAATCGAGGAGGAAGATCCGGTCATCTTTCTCGAACACATGAAACTCTACCGCTCATTCCGCCAGGAAGTGCCGGAAGGATATTACACCATTCCCTTGGGAAAGGCCAATATCGCCAGGGAAGGCGCTGACGTCACCGTCGTCGCATATGGGGCAATGGTTCAGGCCGCTCTCAAGGCCGCCGAGGAACTGGAACAGGAGCGGCAGGCCAGGATTGAAGTGATCGATTTGCGTACCATAAGCCCCATCGACACGGAGACGATCATCCAGTCCGTGCAAAAAACCAATCGCGCCGTCATCGTCCACGAAGCTCCCAAGACCGGCGGCCCGGCGGCGGAAATCATCGCGCGGATCAACGAAAGGGCCATTCTACACCTGGAGGCGCCCGTGATGCGGGTCACCGGATACGATACCGTCTATCCCTTCACGATGATCGAAGACCAGTGGTTGCCGACGTCGGATCGCATCAAACAGGCCATCATCGACGTTCTGGATTTTTAG